AGGAATTTAAGTGTTGTTTTTACTTCATTATTTAGTCAGTATTACTTGTAGAAGACTTAGACTTGTTAAGGGTTTTTATTTGACTTTCTTGGTGTGAAAAACCAATCTCTGTAATTTGAGGACAAACCTTTTTGGATTTGAATAAAAGCTGGATTAACCTAAATAATGTTGGTATGGAGAGAATAATTAGGAAAAAGAAGTTGGGTGTTAACATAGACCATATAGCAACTTTGCGACAGGCTAGGATGGGTATAGAACCGGATCCTGTGGCAATAATACCGATAGCTGAACTTGCTGGAGCAGATAGTATTACGATGCATTTGAGGGAGGATAGAAGGCATATTCAGGATAGAGACTTGTATCTAGCAAAGCATATTGTAAAAACCTCTCTTAACCTTGAGATGTCAATAAATGATGAAATCGTCAAGATTGCCCTTGATGTCGTTCCAAATGAAGTTTGTATAGTTCCCGAGAGGAGGGAGGAGATAACTACCGAAGGAGGACTTCAGATTAAACCTATAAAATCAAGACTTGAAGATGTTATCGTTGAACTTAAGAAGAAAAATATAATAGTAAGTTTGTTTGTAGAACCTGATAGGGAAGCGATCGAACTGTCAAAGGAGGTTGGTGCTGATTATATTGAAATACATACGGGTAAATATTCAAACGCTTATGGGAAAGAGCAAGAAAATGAACTTGAGAAGATAAGACGGTCTGCAGAGTATGCCTGTAGTATTGGACTTGGTGTCAATGCTGGGCATGGTCTTAATTACAAGAATACTTACGATATAGCAAGTATTCCTGAAGTGGAGACTCTAAACATAGGACATAGCATAATTAGCAGGTCTGTTTATGTTGGTATAAGACAGGCAGTTGTTGAGATGAAGGATATTATATTGAGAGCGTATTACGATTTGATTTCTGTTACAAATCGTTAGGTATATTCTGCGTTTATCTTGATATAGTCATAACTTAAGTCATTAGTATATAATGTAAATGTCTCTTTGCCTATTCCGAGATCTACTATCAGGTTTATATATCTTTCTTTCAATATGTCATTGCTTGGATATCCTATGTAGCTTCCTTTGTCGTATATCTTTTTTTGGTTTATAACTACTTTGAGTTTGTAAGGATCTATATTTTCTTTTGTTGAACCTATTGCAGATATTATTCGTCCCCAGTTGGGGTTTTCACCAAAAAACATTGTTTTGACAAGTAGAGAGTTAGCAATCTTTCTTGCTATGTTTTCTGCGGATTGTTTCTTTCGTGCGTTTATAACCTCTATTTTTATAACTTTTGTTATCCCCTCACCATCTTCAACTATCATAAGTGCCATACTATTCATCACTTCTTTCAAGTATGAAACGAATATCTTATACTTCTCATCCTTCTTATTGACCGTAAATTCCGAGAGACCACTTGCCAGTATGAATACGGTATCATTTGTGCTCATATCACCGTCAACGGATATTGAATTAAAAGTATCTTTAACTGTCTCACTTAGCGCGCTTTGTAGTAATTCCTTTGATATTTTGACATCAGTCGTTATGAAGCATAGCATAGTTGCCATAGATGGGTTTATCATACCACTTCCCTTTCCTATCGCTCCTATCTTGAATGTTTCAAGACCGGATATATACTGAACTGCAACTTCTTTAGGTCTTGTATCGGTTGTCATTATCCCCTCGGCAGCAGAGATTGATGAGCTTTCCTGTTTTATTTTATCGCAGGCTTTTGCTATACCATACTCAACAACTTCCATAGGTAAGAACTTTCCAATAATCCCCGTTGATGCAACAAGTACAGTATTTTTAGCAAAACCCATTTTTTCTTCGACGATCATACCCATAACCCTCGCATCATTAATCCCTTTCTCGCCAGTAAGACAATTAGCATTACCACTGTTTGCAACAATACCTCTTATATCTGTTGGATTTTTCTCCAGTATCTCTTGGCTTACTATAACAGGAGCAGCCTTGAAAATGTTTGTTGTGAAAACACCTGCAGCAACACAACTAACATCGGATATTATCAAGGATATATCCTTCCTACCAGATAATTTTATCCCTCCTGCAACTCCAATTGCTCTAAACCCCTTTGGAGCAATTACACCCCCCGAAATCTTTTGCATACTTACCTCACAATAAATCCAAGTATAAAACTTTACTATTATGTTATCAAATTACGATAATATTTACAAGACTATGAAACTTAATATAAACATAAACCCAGCGCAGATAATTATGGACCTAAAAGCACTCCTAAGGTTCATTTACATTCTGTTCGTATCTCTTCTAATTTTTTTAGTTTTCTCAATACTCTACGGTGTAGAAAATCTCATAAAGATAACATACATTCTAACGAAACCTAAATTCATTGACCTTGTTGCTATACACTTTCTTGGAAACATCGTTGATATTTTGCCGTTTGTTGTGATATTTTCTTTGGCGTATTTCACATATAAACTCAACTACGGTAAAACTTCGGATGTAATAAGATTATCGGTTATAATAGGAATATTTGTATATTTAGTTTTTTTTATAGTAATACTATTATCCCCTCGCATAGATGAGTTGGTTTTAAAGGCGTATAAGAATTTCTCAACATCTGATTCTTCTCCAAAGTATCTTTTCAATAAAACAAAGATAAATTTTGTAGGTAATGAGAAAATAATTCCAACAAGAATTTATAAAAATACATTCGACGGAGTAATTGTGAAAGATGGTAGGTTCAGAAATTACAGTAATCTTAAAGTTGTTCCATACGACAGTGGTATAAAAGTCAAAAGTTTTGGTAAAGATGTAGTTGTGATACCTTATGAGAAGATAATACCATCTAGTTTTGGAAAACTGTATGAATACATATATAGAGGTTTTCTCAAAGTAGCAACACAGTTCCCACTTACAAGGTATGTTCAGAAGTTTGGTTTTTCAGATTTTTTAAACCTTATGCTTTATGTTCAGGCATTGGCGATAGGTATAATGTATGTTGTTTGGCTATTCAGAGATTACTCAACTACTAAGGTCATTCTTCTATCGGTTTTTGTCTCTGTGATGGGCATAACAGTTATAGGTTTCTTATCAGGTGTGTTTGAGTTTATGAAACTATCATCATACCTTGAGTTCGTGAAGGACATAGTATCTGGGTTGTTAGCAATTGCACTCGCAATACTGGTTGTTATGGGGTCATATAAAGTTGACCAGATCTTGAAGGGTAGGGTAGGGGGTTAAGTTTATGTATTCGTATGTGAGTATTAGACTTCTTGGAATCTTTGTTCTCATACTCTCACTACTCATAGTTGTATCCTATTTACTAACAGGAACAACTGATGAGAATGGAATATCTTGGTTTCTTAAGTTGTTTCTGTTTGAACTTCCTGTCGCTTCAACTTCTAGTATAGTTATTACATACACATTCTTTATGACAGAAAACAGGTTAGCTAAACTACCAACTAGAAATATGTTGTCTGCCTTTACTCCGTCACTTTTCTTCACAGTTGCGATAGTTTTGTTGATAATTCTTCTTCAAGACATTGTCCTTCCTAGTTTAACAAAGCAAGAACTACAAAGCAAGGGGGTTAAAGATATTGTATTTGCTGTTGATAAAAACAGGTATTTGGTCGTTGATAAAGTTGAATATGATAAGAAGAGAAGTGTTTATGTTCTTAAGGGGGCTGATCTTGTAAATAAAAACTTCTCAGTTGTAGGAAGTTATAGAAATATTACATACACCCCTAGTAAGAATACACTCGCTATGGGCGGAAGAGAAATTGAGTTAGATAAGAATTTAGAAACTGTTTTGATGTTCTATACCGACAGAAACTACTTCTTCAGTATTTGGCAGTTTAATGATGTAAAGGATGCTTTTCTTGTTTTTGATATCAAAACATCTTTCATAAATTTTGTGATGTATGAGAAAATATTTATACCTGTAATAACTTTTGTGGTTATGGTTTTTGCAATCACTTTTGGATGGCGTTGGCGAATGAGTAGAGATACTAAACTAATGCCACTTTACATAGTAGTTGGTATTGTGATAATAACCGTAGGGATCAAGATGACATACTATCTATCAATAAGAGTATTTGAATATCTAGTTTTCCCGTTTTAGGAATGCTCACATCTAGGATTAGTAGTGTCTAATGTTGCTTTAAATTTCCTCAAGGTATTCCATTGTATTTAAGGTATATTACTATGGTTATTTTGAAATGCTTTAGAATAGTGGTTTTCACATCTGTTTGTTATGGGGTAGCATCTGCAACCTCTAGATATTAGAGACTACAAATTCTCAATCACTTTTTTAGTGTATTCAACGAATTCCTTGTCGCCTTCAAATATTATTCTTGTAATTGGTTCGGTGTTTGATGGTCTTATGTGTAGCCAACCTTTGTCAAACCTAAACCAGTTGCCATCAATGTCTGTAGATTCAACGAGTTTGTAGTTATTTTGGATTTTATCCAATATATCTTTAATCATCTCTTTACTTATAACACTGTTTGTTTTAGTTTTTACCATCTCCAATGTTGGGAGTTTTGAAACAACTTCTGAAACTTTCACATTTTCCTTTGCTAGAAGGAGTAGTATTAGAATCATTCCTACTAAACTGTCTCTTGCGGGATTGATAGGAGGGAATATAACACCACCATTACCTTCGCCACCTATGAAACCATTAACTTCTTTTAGGGTGCTTACTACATTAGCTTCTCCAACCTTGCTTCTTATAATCTCAAAGCCAAATTTACTGGCAATGTGTTCGGTTAATGAAGAAGTTGAAAGGTTTATTACAATCTTTTTTGAATAGGAACCTATACTAACATACTTCAGTGCAGAGAATACGGAAATAGGTAATGTAAATTCTTCTCCAGGTATTTCTCCATCGTTTGAGACAACTGCAAGCCTATCACCGTCAGGGTCAAGTGCAAACCCTATATCACAACCATTTTCAACTACAGTCTTTGATAAGTCTTTCAAAGTGGATTGAGTAGGTTCTGTCCCTCTTTGAGGGAATTTTGAGATATCGTCGTTTATACTAAAAACCTTACAACCGAGGTATTCAAGAATTTCTCTGCCAACAATGCTTCCTGCTCCATTGACAGGGTCAAAGCCTACTCTGAATTTCTTGTTCTTTATCAGTTCAGTATCTATTACTTTTTCAACTTCGTTTATGAATCTTCTTAAAATATTATCCGGTCTTACTTCTTCCTCTTCTCCTACCTGGTCCCATTCAGAAACTCTTGGTTTTTCAAAGGAAGATATAATATTAACAACATCTTGAGATATGAAAACACCACCTCTATCAACGAACTTCAGTGCGTTCCATTCAGGTGGATTATGACTTGCTGTAATTATTACACCACCGTCGGCTTTTGTTTCTCTTATTGCGAAAAGTGTAAGAGGGGTCGTTAGCACTCCAAGGTTTATAACCCTAATGCCGTATGATCTCAAGACAGATGATACAAAGTCTAGTATTAAGGGACTAGTTTTCCTAGTGTCTCTGGCAACTACAACTGTGTTGCTAGAATCATTCTTGGATTTGAGGTAATGTATAAAGGATGATAAGTAGTCATTTATTATCTCAAGGTCTAATCCCTTGCCCCAAACACCTCTCAAACCAGATACAGTAAATTTTAAAGTCATAAGGTAAATCCTAAACTGTTATAATGTTTACTCCGTTTTGTAAAGCAACCTGTTTTGCTTCTTTAGTGATGTAAAAGGTGACTATTATTTTTTCTATCCCTTTTACACCTGTTTCTTCTTCGTAGAAATTCACAGCCTTGAGAAATCTGATTACGTCCTGTGTGCCACAACTTGATTTCACTTCAACAAGCCTTTGTTCTCCATTAGTTATTACAATGTCTATTTCGTAGGTGTCAATGATTTTACTGTTTCCTATCTCAATCAATATTTCCTTCCTCCATTTTGTAACTTTTCCTCCCCACTTTTTTACGAGTTCTCTTGCGAAGTTTGATATAGATTTTTCTGCTCTTATTCCCCACCTCTGACCAAGCGAACCAATTTGAGCACTTATGTAATCTTTTAAATCCCTTGATTGTTTAAGAAGTTTTTTNNNNNNNNNNNNNNNNNNNNNNNNNNNNNNNNNNNNNNNNNNNNNNNNNNNNNNNNNNNNNNNNNNNNNNNNNNNNNNNNNNNNNNNNNNNNNNNNNNNNCGTAGAATTCTTTTTTCAATTCTTCGGACTGTTTAGTTAGTTTTTTATCGAATTCTTCTGATTGTTTTTCTAGTGCTGCGTAGAATTCTTTTTTCAATTCTTCGGACTGTTTAGTTAGTTTTTTATCGAATTCTTCTGATTGTTTTTCTAGTGCTTCATAGAACTCTTTTCTCAATTCCTCTGAAAGTCTGGAGAGCCTTTTATCAAAATCAACATAGAGTTTATAAAGAGCTTCGTCTAGATAAGTTTTAGTTACAAGATTGCTACCATATTTACCTAATATAAGCCTATATAACTCAAAAGCGAAACTTTCATCTTTTTCCACAAGTTGTATAATTCTATTTTTTAATTCCTCATCGGTAATCATATAACTAAATATAACAAAATTCTATTGTATTTTGCTATCTTATTGGTGTTCCTTCAGATCTTGTGAGTTTTCTATACTCCTCAAGAATGAATTTTGTTATCTTTCCAGGTCTTCCATCACCTATTATCCTCTTATCTACTTTTGATACAGGCACGACCTCTGCACCAGTTCCTGTCAGGAATATCTCATCGGCAACATACAGATCCATTTTAGAAAATAATTTTTCCTCAAATGGTATTCCATTTTTCTTGGCAATCTTTATAACTTCATTTCTAGTTATACCTACCAATATTCCTGCTTCCTTAGGAGGAGTAATTAGAACACCATTCTTAACTATAAATATATTATCACCAGTGCATTCAGAAACGAACCCATCTTCGTTGAGCATAACTGCTTCAGGAACGCCATTGTTTACTGCTTCTATTTTAGCGAGAATATTGTTTAGATAGTTCAAACTCTTTATCATCGGGGGCACAGCATTAGGTGAGTTTCTTGCGGTAGATGCTACTATTATACTCATACCTTCGGTGTATATCTCGTCTGGATACATAACAAGCTTATCAACAATCACTACAAAAGAAGCCTTCTTTGCTAGAAAGGGGTTTAATCCAAGATCCCCGATGCCCCTTGAAAGCACGGGGCGAATGTAAGCATCCTTGACATCATTCTTTCTACAAGTCTCAATGATAATACTTTTTATTTCTTCTTTGGTGTAGGGTGGCTCTAGCATTATAGCCTTCGCTCCTTCAAACATCCTGTCAATGTGTTCATCAAACTTAAATATTCTTCCATCATACGCCCTTATCCCTTCAAAGACACCATCTCCATAAAGGAAGCCTTTGTCAAAGACACTTATTTTTGCATTGTCCTTGTCCAGATATTCACCATTAACAAAAACGACATTTCCCATACCAACCTCAAATTATTTTGATATATTTTTATACAACAAGTTTGATTAATTCAACTTTTATGGCACTTTTGAATTGAGTGAGAGAAAAATACGGAAACTAGATCGTTTTTTGATAGGATAATGATTTGATAGAATAATAATCTGGACCTGCAGGTATAGTTTTGAAGATCGTCTTTGTTTTGTATTAGTTTCGTATTTCCGAAAGTTTGCTAGACTTTAGAACGAAGTTTTTATAAACAAACTTATTTTCTAAAACTATCTTTGTGTATTCTCTAGTTTCGTGGAACCTAATTCCTTCAACGAAAAGTACAGGATCAGATGTTTTTAATGAATCAAACCATCTTCTTACAGCAGTCATTCCTGCGTTGTAAGAGGATATTACGAATACATCTCTGAAGTTTTCTGGTTGTTTCTTTGAGAAATCTAATAATTCTCTTATGTGAGATATACCTAGATGCAGGTTCAAGTCTATTGAAAATACTTCTAATGGGGTTATGGACCTTGTGGTTCCTAGAAATCTTTTAGCAGTAGCATCGGCAGTAGGTAGTATAAGTTGCATCAGTCCCATGGCATTGGCGACTGAAACAACAAAAGGCGAAAATCTACTCTCTTGTCTCATTATAGCATAAACTAGTTCATTTTCAACACTA
This genomic window from Spirochaetota bacterium contains:
- a CDS encoding pyridoxine 5'-phosphate synthase, which produces MERIIRKKKLGVNIDHIATLRQARMGIEPDPVAIIPIAELAGADSITMHLREDRRHIQDRDLYLAKHIVKTSLNLEMSINDEIVKIALDVVPNEVCIVPERREEITTEGGLQIKPIKSRLEDVIVELKKKNIIVSLFVEPDREAIELSKEVGADYIEIHTGKYSNAYGKEQENELEKIRRSAEYACSIGLGVNAGHGLNYKNTYDIASIPEVETLNIGHSIISRSVYVGIRQAVVEMKDIILRAYYDLISVTNR
- the argJ gene encoding bifunctional glutamate N-acetyltransferase/amino-acid acetyltransferase ArgJ, translated to MQKISGGVIAPKGFRAIGVAGGIKLSGRKDISLIISDVSCVAAGVFTTNIFKAAPVIVSQEILEKNPTDIRGIVANSGNANCLTGEKGINDARVMGMIVEEKMGFAKNTVLVASTGIIGKFLPMEVVEYGIAKACDKIKQESSSISAAEGIMTTDTRPKEVAVQYISGLETFKIGAIGKGSGMINPSMATMLCFITTDVKISKELLQSALSETVKDTFNSISVDGDMSTNDTVFILASGLSEFTVNKKDEKYKIFVSYLKEVMNSMALMIVEDGEGITKVIKIEVINARKKQSAENIARKIANSLLVKTMFFGENPNWGRIISAIGSTKENIDPYKLKVVINQKKIYDKGSYIGYPSNDILKERYINLIVDLGIGKETFTLYTNDLSYDYIKINAEYT
- a CDS encoding phosphoglucosamine mutase, producing MTLKFTVSGLRGVWGKGLDLEIINDYLSSFIHYLKSKNDSSNTVVVARDTRKTSPLILDFVSSVLRSYGIRVINLGVLTTPLTLFAIRETKADGGVIITASHNPPEWNALKFVDRGGVFISQDVVNIISSFEKPRVSEWDQVGEEEEVRPDNILRRFINEVEKVIDTELIKNKKFRVGFDPVNGAGSIVGREILEYLGCKVFSINDDISKFPQRGTEPTQSTLKDLSKTVVENGCDIGFALDPDGDRLAVVSNDGEIPGEEFTLPISVFSALKYVSIGSYSKKIVINLSTSSLTEHIASKFGFEIIRSKVGEANVVSTLKEVNGFIGGEGNGGVIFPPINPARDSLVGMILILLLLAKENVKVSEVVSKLPTLEMVKTKTNSVISKEMIKDILDKIQNNYKLVESTDIDGNWFRFDKGWLHIRPSNTEPITRIIFEGDKEFVEYTKKVIENL
- a CDS encoding DUF3782 domain-containing protein, coding for KKLLKQSRDLKDYISAQIGSLGQRWGIRAEKSISNFARELVKKWGGKVTKWRKEILIEIGNSKIIDTYEIDIVITNGEQRLVEVKSSCGTQDVIRFLKAVNFYEEETGVKGIEKIIVTFYITKEAKQVALQNGVNIITV
- the ilvE gene encoding branched-chain-amino-acid transaminase, with protein sequence MGNVVFVNGEYLDKDNAKISVFDKGFLYGDGVFEGIRAYDGRIFKFDEHIDRMFEGAKAIMLEPPYTKEEIKSIIIETCRKNDVKDAYIRPVLSRGIGDLGLNPFLAKKASFVVIVDKLVMYPDEIYTEGMSIIVASTARNSPNAVPPMIKSLNYLNNILAKIEAVNNGVPEAVMLNEDGFVSECTGDNIFIVKNGVLITPPKEAGILVGITRNEVIKIAKKNGIPFEEKLFSKMDLYVADEIFLTGTGAEVVPVSKVDKRIIGDGRPGKITKFILEEYRKLTRSEGTPIR